A part of Streptomyces sp. NBC_00557 genomic DNA contains:
- a CDS encoding NAD(P)/FAD-dependent oxidoreductase, whose protein sequence is MAPSAMSRGTDTWIASLSEAQPVPYWLEDPGKPRPEPALTSAETCDLLVVGGGYSGLWTALNAKERDPRRDVVLLEGREAGWAASGRNGGFCAASLTHGLANGLTRWPGEIHKLEELGRRNLDEIEAALARHGIDCDFERTGEIDVATEPYQARELRDWHKELQDRGLADGIEFLDADAVREQVNSPTFQAGLWDRDGVAMLHPAKLAWGLKRACLKLGVRMYEHTPALTLKPYGAGMAVRTPYGAVRARQVALATNVFPNLLRRVRSYTVPVYDYALMTEPLSAGQLASIGWKNRQGLGDSANQFHYFRLSADNRVLWGGYDAIHHYGGRVRAEYDDRPETYAKLAGHFFTCFPQLEGVRFTHAWGGAIDTCSRFSAFFGTAHQGRVAYAAGYTGLGVGATRFGADVMLDLLSGERNERTELEMVRTKPLPFPPEPFAWTGIALTRWSLARADAHGGRRNLWLRTLDRLGLGFDS, encoded by the coding sequence ATGGCCCCGAGCGCCATGAGCCGTGGCACAGACACCTGGATCGCCTCTCTCTCCGAAGCCCAGCCGGTCCCGTACTGGCTGGAAGACCCCGGCAAGCCCCGCCCCGAGCCCGCCCTCACCTCCGCCGAGACCTGCGACCTGCTGGTCGTCGGCGGCGGCTACAGCGGGCTGTGGACCGCGCTGAACGCGAAAGAGCGCGATCCGCGGCGGGACGTGGTCCTGCTGGAAGGCCGCGAGGCGGGCTGGGCCGCCTCCGGCCGCAACGGCGGCTTCTGCGCCGCCTCCCTCACCCACGGCCTGGCCAACGGCCTGACCCGCTGGCCCGGCGAGATCCACAAACTGGAGGAGCTGGGCCGGCGCAACCTCGACGAGATCGAGGCCGCCCTCGCCCGGCACGGCATCGACTGCGACTTCGAGCGCACCGGCGAGATCGACGTCGCCACCGAGCCCTACCAGGCCCGGGAACTGCGCGACTGGCACAAGGAGCTGCAGGACAGGGGCCTCGCGGACGGCATCGAGTTCCTGGACGCCGACGCGGTGCGCGAGCAGGTGAACTCGCCGACGTTCCAGGCCGGTCTGTGGGACCGCGACGGCGTGGCGATGCTGCACCCGGCCAAGCTGGCCTGGGGTCTGAAGAGGGCGTGCCTGAAGCTCGGGGTGCGCATGTACGAGCACACGCCCGCGCTCACCCTGAAGCCGTACGGCGCCGGAATGGCCGTACGCACCCCGTACGGCGCGGTCCGCGCCCGCCAGGTGGCCCTGGCCACCAACGTCTTCCCGAACCTGCTGCGCCGTGTGCGCTCCTACACCGTGCCGGTCTACGACTACGCGCTGATGACCGAGCCGCTCAGCGCCGGCCAGCTGGCCTCGATCGGCTGGAAGAACAGACAGGGACTCGGCGACAGCGCCAACCAGTTCCACTACTTCCGGCTGTCCGCCGACAACCGCGTCCTGTGGGGCGGCTACGACGCGATCCACCACTACGGCGGCCGGGTGCGCGCCGAGTACGACGACCGGCCCGAGACGTACGCCAAGCTCGCGGGACACTTCTTCACGTGCTTCCCGCAGCTGGAGGGCGTCCGCTTCACGCACGCCTGGGGCGGCGCGATCGACACCTGCTCGCGTTTCTCGGCGTTCTTCGGCACCGCGCACCAGGGCCGGGTCGCGTACGCGGCCGGGTACACCGGGCTCGGCGTGGGCGCGACCCGCTTCGGGGCGGACGTGATGCTGGACCTGCTGAGCGGGGAGCGCAACGAGCGGACGGAGCTGGAGATGGTCCGCACGAAGCCGCTGCCGTTCCCGCCCGAGCCGTTCGCCTGGACCGGCATCGCGCTCACCAGGTGGTCCCTGGCCCGCGCGGACGCGCACGGCGGCCGCAGGAACCTGTGGCTGCGCACGCTGGACCGGCTGGGCCTCGGCTTCGACAGCTGA
- a CDS encoding ABC transporter permease — MPFVTWLKRHLVVIAGLLTLAYLLLPNVVVTVFSFNKPKGRFNYEWQQFSVDAWKKPCGVADMCGSLSVSLQIAVWATIGATVLGTMIAFALVRYRFRARGAVNSLIFLPMAMPEVVMAASLLTLFLNMGAQLGFWTILIAHIMFCLSFVVTAVKARVMSMDPRLEEAARDLYAGPAQTFLRVTLPIAAPGIAAGALLSFALSFDDFIITNFNAGSTVTFPMFVWGSAQRGTPVQINVIGTAMFLVAVLITLFSMLVTNRRTSQKA, encoded by the coding sequence ATGCCCTTCGTCACCTGGCTCAAGCGCCATCTCGTCGTCATCGCGGGCCTCCTGACGCTCGCCTACCTGCTGCTGCCCAACGTCGTCGTCACCGTGTTCTCCTTCAACAAGCCGAAGGGGCGCTTCAACTACGAGTGGCAGCAGTTCTCCGTGGACGCCTGGAAGAAGCCGTGCGGCGTCGCCGACATGTGCGGCTCGCTGTCCGTCAGCCTGCAGATCGCCGTCTGGGCGACGATCGGCGCCACGGTCCTCGGCACGATGATCGCCTTCGCGCTGGTCCGCTACCGCTTCCGCGCCCGCGGCGCCGTCAACTCGCTGATCTTCCTGCCGATGGCGATGCCCGAGGTCGTCATGGCCGCCTCGCTGCTCACCCTGTTCCTCAACATGGGCGCGCAGCTCGGCTTCTGGACGATCCTCATCGCCCACATCATGTTCTGCCTCAGCTTCGTCGTCACCGCGGTCAAGGCGCGCGTGATGTCGATGGACCCGCGCCTGGAGGAGGCCGCCCGGGACCTGTACGCCGGCCCCGCGCAGACCTTCCTGCGGGTCACCCTGCCCATCGCGGCGCCGGGCATCGCCGCGGGCGCGCTGCTGTCGTTCGCGCTCTCCTTCGACGACTTCATCATCACGAACTTCAACGCCGGTTCGACCGTCACCTTCCCGATGTTCGTGTGGGGTTCGGCGCAGCGCGGCACGCCCGTGCAGATCAACGTGATCGGTACGGCCATGTTCCTCGTCGCCGTCCTCATCACGCTGTTCTCGATGCTCGTCACCAACCGCCGCACCAGCCAGAAGGCATAG
- a CDS encoding ABC transporter permease, whose protein sequence is MSTLTEAEAPPPLAPTAPKARPPRRRGRFTPYWLLLPGILWLLVFFALPMIYQASTSVQTGSLEEGYKVTWHVATYWDALSEYWPQFLRSVFYAAAATVLCLLLGYPLAYLIAFRAGRWRNLIMILVIAPFFTSFLIRTLAWKTILADNGPVVHVLNSLHILDLTGWLGWTAGDRVLATPLAVVCGLTYNFLPFMILPLYTSLERIDPRLHEAAGDLYAKPWTTFRKVTFPLSMPGVVSGTLLTFIPAAGDYVNAELLGSTDTRMIGNVIQTQFLRILDYPTAAALSFILMAAILAMVTIYIRRSGTEDLV, encoded by the coding sequence ATGTCGACGCTCACCGAAGCCGAGGCGCCCCCGCCGCTCGCGCCCACCGCACCGAAGGCCAGGCCCCCGCGCAGACGCGGCCGGTTCACGCCGTACTGGCTGCTGCTGCCCGGCATCCTGTGGCTGCTCGTCTTCTTCGCGCTGCCGATGATCTACCAGGCCTCCACGTCCGTGCAGACGGGCTCCCTGGAGGAGGGGTACAAGGTCACCTGGCACGTCGCCACCTACTGGGACGCCCTGTCCGAGTACTGGCCGCAGTTCCTTCGGTCGGTGTTCTACGCGGCCGCCGCGACGGTCCTGTGCCTGCTGCTGGGCTATCCGCTGGCCTATCTGATCGCGTTCCGCGCGGGCCGCTGGCGGAACCTGATCATGATCCTGGTGATCGCGCCGTTCTTCACCAGCTTCCTGATCCGCACCCTGGCCTGGAAGACGATCCTCGCCGACAACGGCCCGGTCGTCCACGTGCTGAACTCGCTGCATATCCTGGACCTCACCGGCTGGCTCGGCTGGACGGCCGGCGACCGCGTCCTCGCCACCCCGCTCGCGGTGGTGTGCGGACTGACGTACAACTTCCTGCCGTTCATGATCCTTCCGCTGTACACCTCGCTGGAGCGGATCGACCCGCGGCTGCACGAGGCGGCCGGCGACCTGTACGCCAAGCCCTGGACCACCTTCCGCAAGGTCACCTTCCCGCTGTCGATGCCGGGCGTGGTCTCCGGCACGCTGCTGACCTTCATCCCGGCGGCCGGCGACTACGTCAACGCCGAACTCCTCGGCTCCACCGACACCCGCATGATCGGCAACGTCATCCAGACCCAGTTCCTGCGGATCCTGGACTACCCGACGGCCGCCGCCCTGTCCTTCATCCTCATGGCCGCCATCCTGGCCATGGTCACGATCTACATCCGCCGGTCCGGGACGGAGGATCTGGTCTAA
- a CDS encoding ABC transporter ATP-binding protein gives MTTMTTPDNSGDVRLSGISKTYDNGFTAVHPLDLTVPQGSFFALLGASGCGKTTTLRMIAGLEEPTGGTVRLGDQDVTHLPPYKRPVNTVFQSYALFPHLDVFENVAFGLRRRGIKSVKKQVEEMLELVQLGEQARKKPHQLSGGQQQRVAVARALINHPKVLLLDEPLGALDLKLRRQMQLELKRIQTEVGITFIHVTHDQEEAMTMADTVAVMNAGRVEQLGSPTDLYENPNTTFVANFLGTSNLIEAEVDTRSGDDIVLKAGGGKLVLPESRCSAPTAPGGKVLVGIRPEKISLTHADDAGAIPEGRNRLTGKIADASFIGVSTQYVIDSPACDELSVYVQNIERDGRLVPGADVVLHWSPAHTFGLDAAQDIDAGTEEEAAA, from the coding sequence GTGACGACGATGACGACACCAGACAACAGCGGCGACGTCCGCCTCTCCGGTATCTCCAAGACCTACGACAACGGCTTCACCGCCGTGCACCCGCTGGACCTGACCGTGCCGCAGGGCTCCTTCTTCGCCCTGCTCGGCGCCTCCGGCTGCGGCAAGACCACCACCCTGCGCATGATCGCCGGCCTGGAGGAGCCGACCGGCGGCACCGTGCGCCTCGGCGACCAGGACGTCACCCATCTGCCGCCGTACAAGCGGCCGGTGAACACGGTCTTCCAGTCCTACGCCCTCTTCCCTCACCTCGACGTCTTCGAGAACGTCGCCTTCGGCCTGCGCCGGCGCGGCATCAAGAGCGTGAAGAAGCAGGTCGAGGAGATGCTGGAGCTCGTCCAGCTCGGCGAGCAGGCGCGCAAGAAGCCGCACCAGCTCTCCGGCGGCCAGCAGCAGCGCGTGGCCGTCGCCCGCGCGCTGATCAACCACCCGAAGGTGCTCCTCCTCGACGAGCCGCTCGGCGCCCTCGACCTGAAGCTGCGCCGGCAGATGCAGCTGGAGCTCAAGCGGATCCAGACCGAGGTCGGCATCACCTTCATCCACGTCACGCACGACCAGGAGGAGGCCATGACCATGGCCGACACGGTCGCCGTGATGAACGCGGGCCGCGTCGAGCAGCTCGGCTCGCCCACCGACCTGTACGAGAACCCGAACACGACCTTCGTCGCGAACTTCCTCGGCACCTCCAACCTCATCGAGGCCGAGGTCGACACCAGGAGCGGCGACGACATCGTGCTCAAGGCGGGCGGCGGCAAGCTGGTGCTGCCCGAGTCGCGCTGTTCCGCCCCGACGGCCCCCGGCGGCAAGGTGCTGGTCGGCATCCGCCCCGAGAAGATCTCGCTCACGCACGCCGACGACGCGGGCGCGATACCCGAGGGACGCAACCGGCTCACCGGGAAGATCGCCGACGCGAGTTTCATCGGCGTCTCCACCCAGTACGTCATCGACAGCCCGGCCTGCGACGAGCTGTCGGTGTACGTGCAGAACATCGAGCGCGACGGCCGGCTCGTGCCCGGCGCCGACGTCGTCCTGCACTGGAGCCCGGCGCACACGTTCGGCCTGGACGCGGCGCAGGACATCGACGCGGGCACCGAGGAAGAGGCGGCCGCCTGA
- a CDS encoding ABC transporter substrate-binding protein, translated as MESYEPDRLNPVETAAIRRSLRTGRAALTRRSLLRASAGGALTVGGLGALSACGIPAADKTQGGVSADDHSAKEKVVNFSNWPEYVDVDDKTKRHPTLDAFARQTGIQVKYTEDINDNDEFFGKIQPELAAGHDTGRDLIVLTDWLAARMIRLGYVQKLDASNLPHAFANLSDQFRAPDWDPGRAYSYPWQGISTVIAYNKKALDGIEVKSISDLLDNPRLKGRVGFLTEMRDSIGMTMLDMGKDPAKFTDDDFDAVIARLQKAVDKGQIRRFTGNDYTSDLTKGDFAACVAWGGDIVQLQADNPHVGYVIPDSGYMTSTDNLLIPNKARHKTNAERLIDFYYQPEPAAELAAYVNYVSPVAGVAPYLAKIDKTAASNPLILPDKAMQAKSHAFRALTQKEETAYQQKFSKLTGA; from the coding sequence ATGGAGAGTTACGAGCCCGACCGCCTGAACCCGGTCGAAACCGCCGCCATACGGCGCAGCCTGCGCACCGGCCGGGCCGCGCTCACCCGCCGGTCGCTGCTGCGCGCCTCCGCGGGCGGCGCGCTCACCGTCGGCGGACTCGGGGCGCTGAGCGCCTGCGGCATCCCCGCGGCGGACAAGACGCAGGGCGGCGTGTCCGCCGACGACCACTCGGCCAAGGAGAAGGTCGTCAACTTCTCCAACTGGCCCGAGTACGTCGACGTGGACGACAAGACCAAACGGCATCCCACGCTCGACGCGTTCGCCAGGCAGACCGGCATCCAGGTCAAGTACACCGAGGACATCAACGACAACGACGAGTTCTTCGGCAAGATCCAGCCGGAGCTCGCCGCCGGCCACGACACCGGCCGCGACCTGATCGTCCTCACCGACTGGCTGGCCGCCCGGATGATCCGCCTCGGGTATGTGCAGAAGCTCGACGCGTCCAACCTGCCGCACGCCTTCGCCAACCTGTCGGACCAGTTCCGCGCCCCCGACTGGGACCCCGGCCGCGCCTACTCCTACCCCTGGCAGGGCATCTCCACCGTCATCGCCTACAACAAGAAGGCGCTCGACGGCATCGAGGTCAAGTCGATCTCCGACCTGCTCGACAACCCCAGGCTCAAGGGCCGCGTCGGCTTCCTGACCGAGATGCGCGACAGCATCGGCATGACCATGCTCGACATGGGCAAGGACCCGGCGAAGTTCACCGACGACGACTTCGACGCGGTGATCGCCCGCCTCCAGAAGGCCGTCGACAAGGGCCAGATCCGCCGCTTCACCGGCAACGACTACACCTCGGACCTCACCAAGGGCGACTTCGCCGCCTGTGTCGCCTGGGGCGGCGACATCGTCCAGCTCCAGGCGGACAACCCGCACGTCGGCTACGTCATCCCCGACAGCGGCTACATGACGTCGACCGACAACCTGCTCATCCCCAACAAGGCCCGCCACAAGACGAACGCCGAGCGGCTCATCGACTTCTACTACCAGCCCGAGCCGGCCGCCGAGCTCGCCGCGTACGTCAACTACGTGAGCCCCGTCGCGGGAGTGGCGCCCTACCTCGCGAAGATCGACAAAACCGCGGCGAGCAACCCGCTGATCCTTCCCGACAAGGCCATGCAGGCGAAGTCCCATGCCTTCCGCGCGCTGACGCAGAAGGAAGAGACGGCCTACCAGCAGAAGTTCTCGAAGCTCACAGGGGCGTGA
- a CDS encoding gamma-aminobutyraldehyde dehydrogenase has translation MHNPGTATPERFPAEDRFADGAQFVAGRLTKGTSGRTHAVVDPATGEEVYTFELAGPDDVDAAVAAAREAFPGWASLTPGERSDALHRFAAVLADRAEDLARAESLQCGKPLKLSREFDVPGTIDNTAFFAGAARHLTGQSAGEYSGDHTSYVRREPIGVVGSIAPWNYPLQMAAWKILPAIAAGNTIVLKPAELTPLTSLLFAQAATDAGIPDGVVNIVTGTGKEAGEHLVGHPDVAMTSFTGSTAVGRRVAEVATATVKRLHLELGGKAPFVVFDDADLEAAVHGAVAGALINTGQDCTAATRAYVQRPLYDAFVERTAALMETVRLGDPFAPGTDLGPLVSHAQRDRVAGFVDRARAYARVVTGGEAPGGDLEKGAYYRPTLIAGAAQDSEIVQSEIFGPVLVVLPFDGDDEGIRLANDTPYGLAASAWSTNVYRANRATREIKAGCVWINDHIPIISEMPHGGYKASGFGKDMSAYSFEEYTQVKHVMFDNTAVARKDWHRTIFGDR, from the coding sequence ATGCACAACCCGGGCACCGCCACCCCGGAACGGTTTCCCGCCGAGGACCGTTTCGCCGACGGCGCGCAGTTCGTCGCGGGCCGGCTGACCAAGGGCACCTCGGGCCGTACCCACGCCGTGGTCGACCCCGCGACCGGCGAGGAGGTGTACACCTTCGAACTGGCCGGCCCCGACGACGTCGACGCGGCCGTCGCCGCCGCGCGCGAGGCCTTCCCGGGCTGGGCCTCGCTCACCCCGGGCGAGCGCTCGGACGCCCTGCACCGGTTCGCCGCCGTGCTCGCCGACCGCGCCGAGGACCTCGCCCGCGCGGAGTCCCTGCAGTGCGGCAAGCCGCTCAAGCTCAGCCGCGAGTTCGACGTGCCGGGCACCATCGACAACACCGCCTTCTTCGCGGGCGCCGCCCGGCACCTGACGGGGCAGTCCGCCGGCGAGTACTCCGGCGACCACACGTCGTACGTCCGGCGCGAGCCGATCGGCGTCGTCGGGTCGATCGCGCCCTGGAACTACCCCCTGCAGATGGCGGCCTGGAAGATCCTCCCGGCGATCGCCGCGGGCAACACCATCGTGCTGAAGCCCGCCGAACTCACCCCGCTCACCTCGCTGCTGTTCGCCCAGGCCGCCACGGACGCCGGCATCCCCGACGGCGTCGTCAACATCGTCACCGGGACCGGCAAGGAGGCGGGGGAGCACCTGGTCGGCCACCCGGACGTCGCGATGACCTCCTTCACCGGGTCCACCGCCGTCGGCAGGCGCGTCGCCGAGGTCGCCACCGCCACCGTCAAGCGGCTGCATCTGGAGCTCGGCGGCAAGGCGCCGTTCGTCGTCTTCGACGACGCCGACCTGGAGGCCGCCGTCCACGGCGCGGTCGCGGGCGCGCTCATCAACACCGGGCAGGACTGCACGGCCGCCACGCGCGCGTACGTGCAACGGCCGCTGTACGACGCGTTCGTGGAGCGGACCGCCGCGCTGATGGAGACCGTGCGGCTGGGCGATCCGTTCGCACCGGGCACCGACCTCGGACCGCTCGTCTCGCACGCCCAGCGCGACCGGGTCGCCGGCTTCGTGGACCGTGCGCGTGCCTACGCGCGCGTGGTGACCGGCGGCGAGGCGCCGGGCGGCGACCTGGAGAAGGGCGCCTACTACCGGCCGACCCTGATCGCCGGCGCGGCCCAGGACAGCGAGATCGTCCAGTCCGAGATCTTCGGCCCGGTCCTGGTCGTCCTGCCGTTCGACGGCGACGACGAGGGCATCCGGCTGGCCAACGACACGCCGTACGGCCTGGCCGCCTCCGCGTGGAGCACGAACGTGTACCGCGCGAACCGCGCCACCCGCGAGATCAAGGCGGGCTGCGTGTGGATCAACGACCACATCCCGATCATCAGCGAGATGCCGCACGGCGGCTACAAGGCCTCCGGCTTCGGCAAGGACATGTCGGCGTACTCCTTCGAGGAGTACACGCAGGTCAAACACGTCATGTTCGACAACACGGCGGTCGCCCGGAAGGACTGGCACCGCACGATCTTCGGGGACCGGTGA
- a CDS encoding NADAR family protein encodes MGKIDGVEALISRVRAGHRIRYLHFWGHRPRPDGTIGASCLSQWWPSPFVVGGVEYATAEHWMMAGKARLFGDAEAERRVLAAGHPAQAKKAGRLVRDFDEAVWERERFRIVVEGSVHKFAADDALRGFLLGTGERVLVEASPVDRVWGIGLAASDEAASDPERWRGLNLLGFALMEARDRLREGSAEGGGR; translated from the coding sequence ATGGGGAAGATCGACGGGGTGGAAGCGCTGATCAGCCGGGTCCGGGCGGGTCACCGCATCAGGTATCTGCACTTCTGGGGGCACCGGCCGAGACCGGACGGCACGATCGGCGCGAGCTGTCTGAGCCAGTGGTGGCCGTCGCCGTTCGTCGTCGGCGGCGTCGAGTACGCGACGGCGGAGCACTGGATGATGGCGGGCAAGGCGCGGCTGTTCGGCGACGCGGAGGCGGAGCGGCGGGTCCTGGCCGCGGGGCATCCGGCTCAGGCCAAGAAGGCGGGGCGGCTGGTCCGGGACTTCGACGAGGCGGTCTGGGAGCGGGAGCGGTTCCGGATCGTGGTCGAGGGCAGCGTCCACAAGTTCGCGGCCGACGACGCGCTGCGCGGCTTCCTGCTGGGCACCGGCGAGCGGGTACTGGTGGAGGCGAGCCCCGTGGACCGCGTGTGGGGCATCGGCCTCGCGGCGTCCGACGAGGCCGCGTCGGACCCGGAACGCTGGAGGGGGCTGAACCTTCTGGGGTTCGCGTTGATGGAGGCGCGGGACCGGCTGAGGGAGGGAAGCGCTGAAGGAGGTGGCCGCTGA
- a CDS encoding DUF4190 domain-containing protein, whose protein sequence is MSDEVPQSTPQEHRPTGDGQASPRVSLDKRQDEDPQGRAPLAASGQGSAPVSGQEPISEARPGAAPGDGYGSVHHQQTVTSLPSAPDEPSDAVPSAWAPPAANPFAPPGATPPPANPYAPQAGPANPYAPPGAAANAYAPPAAPANPYAPPASYAPPAARHAGPEPVPPPPIAPDGPGQVPYGYPGPAGYGYPGGPQPPYAGPYGWPGVQPVPSNGMGTASLVLGILGALFFLLWPIALVLGILAIIFGAVGRAKAGRGEATNPGVALAGLICGAAGIVLALVFIAALIAAGSS, encoded by the coding sequence ATGTCCGACGAGGTGCCGCAGTCCACGCCGCAGGAGCACCGGCCCACCGGCGACGGCCAGGCGTCACCTCGCGTCTCCCTGGACAAGCGCCAGGACGAAGACCCGCAGGGACGCGCGCCTCTGGCGGCTTCGGGGCAGGGGAGTGCTCCCGTTTCGGGGCAGGAGCCGATATCCGAGGCCCGGCCGGGCGCCGCTCCCGGGGACGGATACGGGTCCGTCCACCACCAGCAGACGGTGACCTCGCTGCCCTCCGCGCCGGACGAGCCCTCCGACGCCGTGCCGTCGGCCTGGGCCCCGCCGGCCGCCAACCCGTTCGCGCCCCCGGGGGCCACCCCGCCCCCGGCGAACCCGTACGCCCCGCAGGCCGGCCCCGCGAACCCCTACGCCCCGCCCGGCGCCGCGGCGAACGCGTATGCGCCGCCCGCCGCGCCCGCCAACCCCTATGCGCCGCCGGCCTCCTACGCACCGCCCGCCGCACGGCACGCGGGGCCGGAGCCGGTTCCCCCGCCGCCCATCGCCCCCGACGGCCCCGGCCAGGTGCCGTACGGCTATCCGGGCCCGGCGGGCTACGGTTACCCCGGCGGGCCCCAGCCGCCGTACGCCGGCCCCTACGGCTGGCCCGGTGTGCAGCCCGTGCCGAGCAACGGCATGGGCACGGCCTCGCTGGTGCTCGGCATCCTGGGCGCGCTGTTCTTCCTGCTGTGGCCCATCGCCCTGGTGCTGGGCATCCTGGCCATCATCTTCGGCGCGGTGGGCCGCGCGAAGGCCGGCCGCGGCGAGGCGACGAACCCCGGCGTGGCCCTGGCCGGCCTGATCTGCGGCGCGGCGGGCATCGTCCTGGCGCTGGTCTTCATCGCGGCGCTGATCGCGGCCGGCTCCTCCTGA
- a CDS encoding adenosine deaminase produces MTDSSVPAVGTADRDLRTFIAGLPKAELHVHHVGSASPRIVSELAARHPDSKVPSDPEALADFFTFTDFAHFIDVYLSVVDLIRTPEDVRLLTYEVARDLARQQVRYAELTITPFSSTRRGIDELAFMAAIEDARKAAESEFGTVLRWCFDIPGEAGLESAEETARLATDDRIRPEGLVSFGLGGPEIGVPRPQFKPYFDRAIAAGLHSVPHAGETTGPETVWDALTELRAERIGHGTSSAQDAELLAHLAEHRIPLEVCPTSNIATRAVRTLEEHPVREFVRAGVLVTINSDDPPMFGTDLNNEYAVAARLLDLDERGLAGLAKNAVEASFLDPVGKTRLAAEIDAYTETWLAS; encoded by the coding sequence ATGACCGACAGTTCCGTACCCGCCGTCGGCACCGCCGACCGTGATCTGCGGACCTTCATCGCCGGACTGCCCAAGGCCGAACTGCACGTCCACCACGTCGGCTCCGCCTCCCCCCGTATCGTCTCCGAGCTGGCCGCCCGCCACCCCGACTCCAAGGTGCCGAGCGACCCCGAGGCCCTGGCCGACTTCTTCACCTTCACCGACTTCGCGCACTTCATCGACGTGTACCTGTCGGTCGTGGACCTGATCCGCACCCCGGAGGACGTCCGGCTGCTCACCTACGAGGTGGCCCGTGACCTGGCCCGGCAGCAGGTGCGCTACGCCGAGCTGACCATCACCCCCTTCTCCTCGACCCGGCGCGGCATCGACGAGCTGGCCTTCATGGCGGCGATCGAGGACGCCCGCAAGGCGGCCGAGTCCGAGTTCGGGACCGTGCTGCGCTGGTGCTTCGACATTCCGGGCGAGGCGGGGCTGGAGTCCGCCGAGGAGACGGCACGGCTGGCCACGGACGACCGGATCCGGCCGGAGGGGCTGGTGTCGTTCGGGCTCGGCGGGCCGGAAATCGGCGTGCCCCGGCCGCAGTTCAAGCCGTACTTCGACCGCGCGATCGCCGCCGGCCTGCACTCGGTGCCGCACGCCGGTGAGACGACCGGCCCGGAGACGGTGTGGGACGCGCTGACCGAGCTGCGCGCCGAGCGCATCGGGCACGGCACCAGCTCCGCGCAGGACGCCGAGCTGCTCGCGCACCTCGCCGAGCACCGCATCCCGCTGGAGGTCTGCCCGACCTCGAACATCGCGACCCGCGCGGTCCGCACCCTGGAGGAGCACCCGGTCCGGGAGTTCGTGCGGGCGGGAGTGCTGGTCACGATCAACTCCGACGACCCGCCGATGTTCGGCACCGACCTCAACAACGAGTACGCGGTCGCGGCCCGGCTGCTGGACCTGGACGAGCGGGGCCTCGCCGGTCTCGCCAAGAACGCGGTGGAGGCGTCCTTCCTGGACCCGGTCGGCAAGACCCGGCTCGCGGCGGAGATCGACGCGTACACCGAAACCTGGCTCGCCTCCTGA
- a CDS encoding glycerophosphodiester phosphodiesterase, with translation MQTVTAVAHRGDPYRLRENTLASLRSALVRGADVVEVDVRLTRDGVPVLLHDDTLERLWGVGRPLAALSAEEVRGLTAGGVPTLAEALAATGDHRVMVDLCGRVERRMVDRVMDVVRQSGAEERVYYCAGAEAMLAVRAADPAAEIALTRTTLAPPRPVLLDAIRPRWLNYRFSLVSRDLAARVHRDGRLLSVWTPDTRRSMARLLDLGVDSITTNRIDTLHALRDGAGGGRRRQRT, from the coding sequence ATGCAGACCGTGACCGCCGTGGCGCACCGCGGCGACCCCTATCGTCTCCGCGAGAACACGCTCGCCTCGCTCCGCTCCGCGCTCGTCCGGGGGGCGGACGTGGTCGAGGTCGACGTACGGCTGACCCGCGACGGCGTGCCCGTGCTGCTGCACGACGACACGCTGGAGCGGCTGTGGGGCGTCGGCCGGCCGCTGGCCGCGCTGTCCGCCGAGGAGGTGCGCGGGCTCACGGCGGGCGGGGTGCCGACGCTGGCGGAGGCGCTGGCCGCGACCGGCGACCACCGGGTGATGGTGGACCTGTGCGGGCGGGTCGAGCGGCGGATGGTGGACCGGGTCATGGACGTGGTCCGGCAGAGCGGGGCCGAGGAGCGGGTCTACTACTGCGCGGGCGCCGAGGCGATGCTGGCCGTCCGCGCCGCCGACCCGGCCGCCGAGATCGCCCTGACCCGCACGACGCTGGCCCCGCCCCGGCCCGTGCTGCTGGACGCGATCCGCCCGCGCTGGCTCAACTACCGCTTCTCCCTGGTGAGCCGGGACCTGGCGGCCCGCGTCCACCGCGACGGCCGTCTGCTGTCCGTGTGGACCCCGGACACCCGCCGCTCGATGGCCCGTCTGCTGGACCTGGGCGTCGACTCGATCACCACCAACCGCATCGACACCCTGCACGCCCTGCGCGACGGCGCCGGCGGCGGGCGCCGCCGGCAGCGGACGTAG